One region of Hymenobacter sediminicola genomic DNA includes:
- a CDS encoding fatty acid desaturase: MLQAISSSVSLPGSATKRVRPAPLGRKGVVVALGVIGLWAALLTFLLAFYQPDWTTPWPYLLVLLQTHLYTGLFITAHDAMHGVVSSNQRLNNALGTLAAGLFAYNWFPRMLPKHHAHHRHVATEEDPDFHDGQHAGFLPWFARFAWNYVTWWQIVLMAATYNVLKLYFPQANVIAFWMIPAVLATLQLFFFGTYLPHRGSHAPDNAHKSRSQFRHHAWAFVSCYFFGYHYEHHDQPYLPWWRLWRAKETA, from the coding sequence ATGCTCCAAGCCATTTCCTCATCCGTTTCTCTGCCTGGCAGCGCCACGAAGCGCGTGCGTCCTGCTCCGTTGGGCCGCAAGGGCGTAGTTGTGGCATTAGGAGTAATAGGGCTTTGGGCGGCGTTGCTCACATTTCTGCTGGCGTTCTACCAACCCGACTGGACCACGCCGTGGCCTTATCTGCTGGTGTTGCTCCAAACTCACCTCTATACTGGCCTGTTCATCACCGCTCATGATGCCATGCACGGTGTGGTGAGTTCCAACCAGCGCCTGAACAACGCGCTAGGCACACTGGCGGCCGGCCTGTTTGCCTACAACTGGTTTCCGCGCATGTTGCCCAAGCATCATGCCCACCACCGCCATGTAGCCACCGAGGAGGACCCCGATTTTCATGACGGGCAGCACGCCGGGTTCTTGCCGTGGTTTGCCCGCTTCGCCTGGAACTATGTAACGTGGTGGCAGATAGTGCTGATGGCAGCTACCTACAACGTGCTCAAGCTATATTTTCCGCAAGCCAATGTTATTGCCTTCTGGATGATTCCGGCCGTGCTGGCGACGTTGCAGCTCTTCTTTTTCGGAACCTACCTGCCACACCGGGGTAGCCATGCGCCTGATAACGCTCATAAGTCCCGCAGCCAGTTCCGGCACCACGCCTGGGCCTTTGTGAGCTGCTACTTTTTCGGGTATCATTACGAACACCACGACCAGCCGTATTTGCCTTGGTGGCGGCTATGGCGTGCCAAGGAAACGGCCTGA